The sequence below is a genomic window from Escherichia marmotae.
GCGTTGCATCGACCCGTTGAACTCAGAGCTCATAACAGACATTCATTTTTTATGGCTGAAAGGCATTCGTGGCTGGTTGATATATGGAAGCTGTGAACGAAAAGAATGGTGCTTGTTGAGGGGATAGATGAAGCACAGCCAAATTAAGCAGATGAAAAAATAAAAAAGCCCGCATAAGCGGACTTCTATGTCACTAAAGAGCCGCGGCTCCTTTGCGTATCCTTTTTTGTCTCCTCACCGTCTGGTCGGTGTCCTGCTGAGACTGCTAACTTCCTGTTTTTGTTGGTGTTGTTCTTACGCCGTCTAATCATGATTGGTGGAGCTGGCGGGAGTTGAACCCGCGTCCGAAATTCCTACATCCTCGGTACTACATGCTTAGTCAGTCTTTACATTCGCTTGCCAGCTGCGGACAGACACGCCACTAACAAACTAGCCTGATTAAGTTTTAACGCTTCAACCCCAGGCAAGGCTTCCACGCGATCTCTTTTGGGTTTGACCTCTCTTGATCCCCGTCCTAAGAGCGGAGGCTAGGGAGAGAGGGCTCTAAGCAGGTTATTAAGCTGCTAAAGCGTAGTTTTCGTCGTTTGCGACTATTTTTTGCGGCTTTTTACGAGGCCAACCGCCCCTCGGCATGCACCTTGGGTTTCGCAAATCCCGTCGAATCCAGAATCAGCCCCAATGTGTAACGGTGAGTATACCAGATTTGTGAGCGCCATGACCAGCCCCAATGGCGACATCGTCAAGGATTTAGCGCCTGCGTAGCATGACTTTTATTCGATTAAGCATGGGGATGACTACATCTGTGCTAAATATGATTATCAACAAGATGTTCATTCGCGCCACCGGAGAGGGGAGGCGCGGTGAGGGGCTGATCAGTATATGTTATGTAGGTTTAACGGTGAGCGTTTTTCATGATACGTGCTTTATCCACCTGCCATTCACGTTCTTTGATGTCAGAACGTTTATCGTGTTGTTTCTTACCTTTCGCGACACCAATTTTTACTTTGCACCAGGCATTTTTCCAGTACAGGGAGAGCGCCACTACGGTATAGCCTTCACGATTTACGCGACCGTACAATGAGTCCAGTTCGCGCTGGTTGAGAAGTAGCTTGCGAGTACGAGTAGGATCGCACACCACATGCGTGGAAGCCACAGCCATCGGCGTGATATTTGCGCCAAACAGGAACGCTTCTCCGTCGCGCAGAAGAACATAGCTGTCGCTAATATTGGCTTTTCCTGCGCGCAGGGATTTAACTTCCCAGCCTTGCAGGGCGAGTCCCGCTTCAAACTCTTCTTCAATAAAGTATTCGTGACGGGCGCGCTTGTTGAGCGCTATGGTTGCTGAACCAGGTTTATGTGCTTTTTTCTTCGTCATAAGCGTCGTGAATCATCGGTAATCTGAAATCGAAAACACCCCATATTAATCCTGCGGGGGACAAGGCTCTATCTTAGCATGAACCCGATGTTACCCAGTGCCGGGATAGCGTTTTTTTTACAGCAGGATAAATGATATTATTTGTTGGTTTTTTGTTGATGGAATTTGTTAT
It includes:
- the smpB gene encoding SsrA-binding protein SmpB, coding for MTKKKAHKPGSATIALNKRARHEYFIEEEFEAGLALQGWEVKSLRAGKANISDSYVLLRDGEAFLFGANITPMAVASTHVVCDPTRTRKLLLNQRELDSLYGRVNREGYTVVALSLYWKNAWCKVKIGVAKGKKQHDKRSDIKEREWQVDKARIMKNAHR